The genomic segment ATTGCTGAAGCTAAAGCGAACTATGAAGCTGCGCTAAAAGCGAAAACCCCACTAGCAGGTGAAATGAATAGCTTACTGATTAAAGTCAGAAATGCGCAATGGTTCTGGGATAGCGCAACAGCCTCTCATGGTATCCATGCTCATAACCCTGAAGAAGCAATTCGCCTACTTGAGAAGTCTAATGCCATCCTAGATGCAGCATTAACTGAAGCAAATGCGTTATTGAAGAAGTATGCGCCTGAGTACAAGTACGATGCGACTAAATACGACACTAAAGAGAAGGTTCAACCTCTTGTCGGTTTAGACTTAGAAGCAATGAAAGCGTCAAAAGCATTGTTCTTAGAAAAACGCGTTGAGAAAGAATGGCCAGCTGAACTTAAGTAATTAAGTTTAGACAGTGTGATTTGAATACATAGACACTCCACTATCACCGTTCAAATCAAATACTGTTACAGCCTAATGCCAGTCGATGTAAATTGACTGGCATTTTTTTATCTTCAAAACACGATTCTATTATCTTAAAAAGTTTAGGCATGTCGCTAAATTCACACAAACTGAAAGCATCTCAACCCATTCCCAAGTATTATCTTTGAAAGTGATGAAAGGTAAATAATTGACTGACGAAGGATTAACATGAGCGAGTTTGAAAAAATGACATCGGGTCAGGCATTTAATGGTGGCGATAGAGAATTAAATGCCATGCGTGATGATGCAACCTTGATGTTAGTAGAGCTTAATCAGACCGTTGATGACGCAAGTCGTCTTGGGCTATTTAAGCGCTTATTTGCTCACTTTGGTGAAGGCAGTGTCATTCGTTCACCTTTTTCATGTGAGTTTGGTAAAACGATTTCAATAGGTGATAACAGCTTTATTAATCTTAATGTCACCATGCTTGATGGCAGTTTTATTACGCTGGGGAATAATGTCCTTGTGGGGCCGAATACTCAGTTTTACTCGGCAAGCCATGATTTAGATTATCGTCAGCGCCAGCAATGGCAGACCCATTGTTTACCTATTGTGGTTGAAGATGATGTATGGATTGGTGGTAATGCAATTATCAATCAAGGGGTGACAATTGGCGCTCGCTCAGTGATTGCTGCAAACTCTGTGGTGACAAAAGATGTGCCTGCGGATTGCCTCTACGGTGGCACCCCTGCTAAGTTAATTCGACATTTATCTGAAAATAACACCTAAGAATAAAATCTAAATCCTATGCATAAAGACGCTATCACTATTTCACTGCCTTCGCTTATTCATCGCATCGGCAGAGAGAGTGTTAATCAAGCAAAAGTGATAGCTGTTGAGCATCATTGTGAGCTTAAGCGCGTGCGCCGTTCAAGAAACTGGACTCTAGTAGGAGAGGCGATTAAGGTTCAACCTTTTAATAGTCAACTTAACTCAGTAAGCCAAGAATCCTTTGCCTACCTGAGTAAGAAAATATCAGCGGCGTTAATTGTGCATGCCGATAAACTGGAACCTTTAGAAGCTAAACTGATCCGATTAATCACCGAAAATCCTAGTATTACGCTTGCAGAGCTTATCCAGCAAACGCAATGTACCGAAGTGCAAGCTAGAACTGCCAGATTTGAAGCGGATACTTGGTAACTACGCAAAACGTTTTGACAGCTTTTTTCATTGTTAATTCGACTTGCTTTATGGTTTGCTATAGCAATCTTCTATTAATTTTTATCAAACAGTAACCACCTTCTTGTGATTCCCCTCTACACTTATAAAACTGAAGTTTAACCTAGCTTTGAGCCTTGCTAGTACCTTGCTTTATGTCCAATTAAAAGAGAGTCGTTATGCGGTATTTTTCTGTTGTTATTATTTTGATGCTACTTATGGCGAGCTCAAATATTCAGGCACGCTTTAATCCTTGGGAGCATACTAAAAAACCTTTTGAAGGGCCCGCTGCAGCTATTGGCGAGTATGCAAATGGCTGTTTATCTGGCGCAGAAGCTTTGCCCTTATCAGGCAAAGGGTTTCAAGTGATTAGGCCGCAACGAGATCGATATTATGGTCATCCGAATTTGGTGAACTTTGTGCAGCAATATGCTGTTCAATTGCAAGCTGAAGGGATTGAGCAAATTCTAGTGGGGGATATGTCGATGCCCCGTGGTGGCCAGTTTGATTATGGCCATAACAGTCATCAGATTGGTTTAGATGTTGATATCTGGCTGAGACTAACTGAGAAGCCGCTTAGTAAAGCTGAGCTTAAATCGCCGCGTGCGCTGACTGTGGTAGATAACCAAGAGTTCGCAATCGATACCGCTGCTTGGAACCCACAACATAAACTGATGATAAAAGTTGCTGCTCAAGATCCGCAAGTTGCACGAATATTTGTTAATGGTGCAATCAAACAGCAGCTGTGTAATGAGCGCACACAAGCTGATGATGCTTGGCTTAATAAAGTCCGCCCTTGGTGGGGGCATAGTGCACATATGCATGTTCGCCTTAACTGCCCAAAGATAATCCAGACTGTAAGGCGCAAAAGCCGATAAACCCAGGTCATGGGTGTGAAGATATCGCTTGGTGGAAACAACAATTTTACACCGCTAAATCAGCGCCTAAAAAGGAGCTTGATAAACCTACACCACGCAAACCCAAACCACTACAAGTTAAACCCCAGCAGTGTGAACCATTAACATGGGCTGCGCCGTAATAAAGAGTCTTAGCAATGTATGATGGCGCGTTATGCCTTGTTGGCCATTTGAACAAGTCAACGTCGTAGTGCTTCGCCCCCTCTTGTGTTAAGTGTACGTCGAAGAGTGACCCAGCTTCCCCCTTTTTGTATCAGCCATGTCGCTTCGGATTTTCACTCTTTATTGATAGAACCGCGAAAGTGACAACACTCGAAATAGACAAGAAGAAATAGACAAGACTAAATAGACAAGACGAAATGAACAAGATGGCGAAAGAGTTCCAGTGAGGGTGGGTTTAGCTTTGCTCTTCGTTTGCTGTTCTAATTCTGTTTTTGCCTCAATCAGTTTCTACTTCAATCTGTGAAAGCGTTGCTATTCACTCCTGCGATGATGCTTGGTTTATTGCCGAACAAAAGCAAAGTCGGCTAAAACAAAGTCGGCTAAAGCCAAGTCGACAAAAGCAAAGTCGACACAAGCAAAGTCGACACAAGCAAAGTCGACACAAGCAAAGTCGATAGTACATGGACGGTTATCTATTTTGTCGATAAAATACACTCTCGCGGCTGCACATAAATTTCAGTCAACGATAGAGAAACCATAATGATTGTAGAAAATGTGCTTCCCGAAAATTACGCAGAAATGCTTAATGTTTGGGAAAACTCAGTCCGAGCTACGTATGACTTCATAACAGAAGCAGACATTGAATTTTTTAAACCTATTATCATTGAGCAGGCTTTTCCTGCTGTCACGTTAAGATGTGTTAAAAATGAAACGGGTTCAATACAAGGTTTTGTGGGTATCCACGACTCAAAGATTGAAATGCTTTTCATCTTAAACGAGGCAAGAGGGCAAGGCGTTGGTAAAGTGCTACTGCAATACGCAATAGAGCAGTTAGGCGCAACCAAGGTCGATGTTAATGAACAAAACCCACAGGCAGTAGGCTTCTACGAGCATATAGGGTTTAAAGTCGTTTCTCGTTCGCCACTCGATGATATGGGAAAACCTTTTCCAATTCTGCATATGACACTTTAAAGCTCGGTTTGTTGTAACCAAATTTGTAAGAAGAAACGCCCAAAGCTAATAACTTTGGGCGTTTCCGTATACACGAGCGTTGTTATGATTTGACTGACAATTGCCCTAAGGTTTGTATGCTATTTTGAACAAAAAAATCAACGTCATGGCACTTAGTTAATATCAGTTTTAGACATATGGATTTCACACTGGATTTCCAAACTCCGTTTGGATTAACGTCGTGGTGTTCTCTTTATTTTCAAACTCAGTTTGGAAATAGAAGATGAGTTAGCAAGAGAAACTCATGTGACGGAGAGCGAAAATATCACCTTAAATTTTCTAATCAATTGCACACTATATCTGACTTTAAAATACTAAATAGATATACAGTTATAATTTTACACGAATGATTCTTGAGTAAAGAGAGTAAAAATTGGCTGATTTACGCTCGATAAACTTCTAGTTATTTGATAAGTTGTTGAATCTAAAGTTATTGATAAAAGGTTGTAGAGACCTCTACATCAAAGCGCTCACTTTTGCGGGCTTTATATTAATAAAACAGATCTTAAATTTTCGCTTTATCTATATTAAACAGACGGTTGGCTTGGCATTGTTGCTGCTAAGCTGAATTTTAGCCGGAAGATTATCGAGCAGCTATATAATAAGCTGTTAGTATGCCAGGAGGTAGTATGAGAATTCTCATATTAGTGTTTATTGCATGGTCGAGTATTGCATATGCTGATGACTGCCGTTTTGAGTCGGAGCAAGCTAGATATGATGTAAACAATGCTTCCGAAGATGCTGACTTAGCCTTCGATAAGTCAGGAGTTTCATTTATATCTGTAGCTAATGGCATTGCTCCTGCACGTCCTGCATTTGACGATATTGAGATGACTGTTTGCGTAGTATTGGAAACTAAGTGGGAAACT from the Shewanella japonica genome contains:
- a CDS encoding ribosome recycling factor family protein, which gives rise to MHKDAITISLPSLIHRIGRESVNQAKVIAVEHHCELKRVRRSRNWTLVGEAIKVQPFNSQLNSVSQESFAYLSKKISAALIVHADKLEPLEAKLIRLITENPSITLAELIQQTQCTEVQARTARFEADTW
- a CDS encoding sugar O-acetyltransferase yields the protein MSEFEKMTSGQAFNGGDRELNAMRDDATLMLVELNQTVDDASRLGLFKRLFAHFGEGSVIRSPFSCEFGKTISIGDNSFINLNVTMLDGSFITLGNNVLVGPNTQFYSASHDLDYRQRQQWQTHCLPIVVEDDVWIGGNAIINQGVTIGARSVIAANSVVTKDVPADCLYGGTPAKLIRHLSENNT
- a CDS encoding GNAT family N-acetyltransferase is translated as MIVENVLPENYAEMLNVWENSVRATYDFITEADIEFFKPIIIEQAFPAVTLRCVKNETGSIQGFVGIHDSKIEMLFILNEARGQGVGKVLLQYAIEQLGATKVDVNEQNPQAVGFYEHIGFKVVSRSPLDDMGKPFPILHMTL